The DNA region ACGTCGCGAATCTATCAAAGCCTACACTGAAGCTGGTCGAGAAGAGCTCGCTGCCATCGAACAGGCAGAAATCGAAGTTCTCGCTGACTTTATGCCACAGCCTTTAACCGACGACGAAATTGCCGCGCTTATCAAAGCTGCGGTTGCTGAGTCAGGCGCTGAAAATATGCGTGATATGGGTAAAGTGATGGGCATCTTGAAACCCAAATTACAAGGTCGTGCCGACATGGGCGCGGTCAGTGGCAAAATAAAAGCTCGTTTAAGCTAAATTTTGTCTCGAAAACTTGAGTGTTAATCACTCTTTGAAAGCGCGAATTTTCGCGCTTTTTTATTGCCCGATTACAGCGCCCATTCGACTGTTTAACCGCCTAACTTGCAGCCGCATGCTGGGTGGTATCGTCGAATGAAGGCGATACCTTCACGCAGTTGCGCCCCGCATCCTTTGCTTCATACAAAGCTTTATCGGCGCGCTTAAACCACTGTTCGGCCGTTTCATCCGGTTGATGAGCGGCTACGCCAGCAGAAATGGTGATGCTTCGTTCGGCCATCAAGCTCGATTCGGCGACCAGCTGCCTCAGCTCATCGGCAA from Pleionea litopenaei includes:
- a CDS encoding GatB/YqeY domain-containing protein; this encodes MAALLDQINNAMKDAMRAKAKDRLGTIRLLTAAIKQYQVDNRVEEVADDIVLAILDKMVKQRRESIKAYTEAGREELAAIEQAEIEVLADFMPQPLTDDEIAALIKAAVAESGAENMRDMGKVMGILKPKLQGRADMGAVSGKIKARLS